Proteins encoded together in one Larus michahellis chromosome 4, bLarMic1.1, whole genome shotgun sequence window:
- the ZFP36L1 gene encoding mRNA decay activator protein ZFP36L1, with the protein MSTALVSPTIFDLSEVLCKSNKMLNYSPSGVGGCLLDRKAVGTPAGGGFPRRHSVTLPNSKFHQNQLLSSLKGEPAPMLGPRESRFRDRSFSEGGERLLQQKQPGGQVNSSRYKTELCRPFEENGACKYGDKCQFAHGIHELRSLTRHPKYKTELCRTFHTIGFCPYGPRCHFIHNAEERRAVAGGREPAVTDRPRLQHSFSFAGFPSTAASGLLDSPTSITPPPMLSADDLLGSPTLPDCASNPFTFSSQELVSLFAPSIGVQVPSGSSPTTFLFRPMSESPNMFDSPPSPQDSLSDQEGYLSSSSSSHSGSDSPILDTSRRLPIFSRLSISDD; encoded by the exons ATGTCCACAGCCCTGGTGTCGCCCACCATCTTCGACCTGAGCGAAGTTTTATGCAAG AGCAACAAGATGTTGAATTACAGCCCCTCGGGTGTCGGCGGGTGCCTGCTGGACAGGAAGGCGGTGGGCACCCCGGCCGGCGGGGGTTTCCCTAGGAGGCACTCTGTCACCCTGCCCAACTCCAAGTTTCACCAGAACCAGCTCCTCAGCAGCCTGAAAGGGGAGCCGGCTCCCATGCTGGGCCCCCGGGAAAGCCGCTTCCGGGACCGCTCCTTCTCCGAGGGTGGCGAGCgcctgctgcagcagaagcagcccgGGGGACAGGTCAACTCCAGCCGCTACAAGACGGAGCTGTGCCGCCCCTTCGAGGAGAACGGCGCCTGCAAGTACGGCGACAAGTGCCAGTTCGCCCACGGCATCCACGAGCTGCGGAGCCTCACCCGCCACCCCAAGTACAAGACCGAGCTCTGCCGCACTTTCCACACCATCGGCTTCTGCCCCTACGGGCCGCGCTGCCACTTCATCCACAACGCGGAGGAGCGGCGGGCCGTGGCGGGCGGCCGGGAGCCCGCCGTCACTGACAGACCCCGCCTGCAGCACAGCTTCAGCTTCGCCGgcttccccagcactgctgccagcGGGCTGCTGGACAGCCCCACTTCCATCACCCCGCCGCCCATGCTGAGTGCCGACGACCTGCTGGGCTCCCCCACCTTGCCTGACTGCGCCAGCAACCCCTTCACCTTCTCCAGCCAGGAGCTGGTCAGTCTCTTTGCCCCCAGCATAGGGGTGCAGGTGCCCAGCGGGAGCTCCCCCACCACCTTCTTGTTCAGGCCCATGTCCGAGTCCCCCAACATGTTTGACTCGCCACCCAGTCCTCAGGACTCCCTCTCTGATCAGGAGGGCTAtctgagcagctccagcagcagccacagcggCTCAGATTCCCCTATCCTGGACACCTCAAGACGTCTTCCCATCTTCAGCAGACTCTCCATCTCCGACGACTAA